A genomic stretch from Megalobrama amblycephala isolate DHTTF-2021 linkage group LG22, ASM1881202v1, whole genome shotgun sequence includes:
- the nrros gene encoding transforming growth factor beta activator LRRC33 — MPVFDCLSIVVCHAVVSLLLVLLSASGHPQTFPCRLIQGTALCNSCQLSTIPDHLPHQIEEIFLDKNLMLNLQDGCLSRYPFLRMLSCANNRLMTVEESVFSESPLLESLNLADNELHYGHKQVAKSFSSLSKLKTLDLSGNGLSADMVSVLVQNLSSLETLYLSRNSMLRLDESTFRSLHQLKELNVERNLLFEISGAFDHMKKLQRLNLAFNCLPCLVNFEMTQLLVLNASHNSIEWFITNQSLNETFQLETLDLSDNHLLFFPFLPTYNRIRTLLLSNNLVGFYQHFANDTSSNWTTRVEYYNLGQNVSNITMEIWNENLHGDLSSVELLDLSENKVNYFPHGFIQQMPHLYWLRLRSNCLQSISLTPEDLPVTLYELDISRNRLTELKASQRSISELNNLTHLNLSTNDLQKLPSRIFTSLPNLSTLDLSHNAVDVCYLPNYKSFSGCVVLSNMVSLKQLYLAGCSIQNIPSSVFKGTPLTHLELSSNPDLHLKQESLEGLANTLQHLGLGNTGLQDFDFSPYSQLKSLNICRNSLLEIPESLMALNLKLLDLRDNMLTTIQSQHASMLAQRLQTVYMNGNAFNCCHLDWYRTFRKNKDINVVDLSEITCLDMNHRHHKIVLLDVVYCGGMGNEESAVWYILLFLTVSISIMGISVIYMLTFKPRMLPRAIKKRCWRPTPY; from the exons ATGCCGGTGTTCGATTGCTTGTCCATCGTGGTCTGTCACGCCGTGGTGTCACTGCTGCTGGTCCTGCTTTCAGCCTCAGGACATCCGCAGACTTTCCCCTGCAGACTG ATCCAAGGCACGGCTCTGTGCAACAGCTGTCAGCTCTCCACCATACCAGATCATTTACCACATCAAATTGAGGAGATCTTCTTAGATAAGAACCTTATGTTAAATCTTCAAGATGGCTGTCTCTCTAGGTATCCGTTTTTACGGATGTTGAGCTGTGCCAACAATCGGCTAATGACGGTGGAAGAGAGTGTGTTCTCTGAATCGCCTCTATTAGAAAGCCTCAATTTAGCCGACAATGAGCTTCATTACGGACACAAGCAGGTGGCCAAGTCCTTCAGCTCTCTGTCCAAACTAAAGACACTTGATCTTTCAGGTAATGGTCTCTCGGCGGACATGGTGTCTGTGCTGGTACAGAATCTGTCCTCGCTTGAGACTCTATACTTGTCCCGGAATTCCATGCTGAGGCTGGATGAGTCAACATTCAGAAGCCTTCATCAGCTTAAGGAGCTGAACGTCGAGAGAAATTTGTTGTTTGAGATCAGTGGAGCATTTGATCACATGAAAAAACTCCAGAGGTTGAACCTGGCCTTCAACTGCTTGCCATGTTTGGTCAACTTTGAAATGACTCAACTACTGGTCCTAAACGCCAGCCACAATTCAATCGAATGGTTCATAACCAACCAATCTCTTAATGAGACTTTTCAGCTGGAGACATTGGATCTATCCGACAACCATTTGCTGTTCTTTCCATTCCTTCCAACATACAACCGAATAAGAACTTTGCTGTTGTCAAATAATCTAGTTGGTTTTTACCAACACTTTGCAAATGACACATCTTCAAACTGGACCACTAGGGTTGAGTACTACAACTTGGGGCAAAATGTGAGCAACATCACAATGGAGATCTGGAATGAGAACCTTCACGGTGATCTTTCCTCGGTGGAGCTCCTGGACCTGAGTGAAAACAAGGTAAACTACTTCCCCCATGGATTCATTCAACAGATGCCGCATCTTTACTGGCTGAGGCTGAGAAGTAACTGTTTGCAGTCCATTAGTTTGACGCCTGAAGATCTGCCAGTCACCCTTTACGAACTGGACATTAGCCGAAACAGGTTAACTGAGCTAAAAGCAAGCCAACGCTCTATTAGTGAGCTAAATAATCTCACACATCTGAATCTGAGTACAAATGACCTTCAGAAACTTCCATCTAGGATATTTACTAGTCTACCAAATCTTAGCACACTAGATCTCAGTCACAATGCAGTGGACGTGTGTTACTTGCCAAACTACAAAAGTTTCTCAGGATGTGTTGTGTTGTCCAACATGGTTTCCCTAAAACAGCTTTATCTTGCCGGCTGTAGCATTCAAAACATACCATCTTCAGTGTTCAAGGGCACTCCACTAACCCACCTTGAACTTTCCAGCAATCCAGACCTACACCTCAAACAGGAATCTCTGGAAGGTCTCGCAAACACTTTACAGCACTTGGGACTTGGCAATACCGGTCTTCAAGACTTCGACTTTTCTCCGTACAGCCAATTGAAGTCTTTAAACATCTGTAGAAACTCACTACTAGAGATTCCCGAATCTCTAATGGCATTAAACCTCAAACTTCTGGACTTGAGGGATAACATGTTGACAACCATTCAGTCCCAACATGCTAGCATGTTAGCTCAAAGACTGCAGACTGTTTATATGAATGGAAATGCATTTAACTGTTGCCATTTAGACTGGTACAGGACCTTCAGGAAGAATAAAGACATTAATGTTGTAGATCTCTCCGAGATTACTTGTTTGGACATGAACCACAGGCATCACAAGATCGTCCTTTTGGACGTTGTCTACTGTGGTGGTATGGGTAATGAGGAGTCTGCTGTGTGGTACATCCTTCTCTTTTTAACAGTCAGTATTTCCATCATGGGTATTTCTGTCATTTACATGCTCACCTTTAAGCCAAGAATGTTGCCTCGCGCTATTAAAAAGAGATGCTGGCGGCCGACTCCTTATTGA
- the fbxo45 gene encoding F-box/SPRY domain-containing protein 1 gives MSGAGAGGGAQSAGLGAAAAGCCSSSSGAGSAALLSGGSGIAGRLPSRVLEHMFSYLELPDLMNCSLVCWHWNNCLADENSEVWRSLCARLLSEEALRSDVLCNLTSYKGKLKSFQHALSSHDCSRNVYIKKNGFTLHRNPIAQSTDGARGKIGFSEGRHAWEIWWEGPLGTVAVIGIATKRAPMQCQGYVALLGSDDQSWGWNLVDNNLLHNGEVNGNFPQCNNAPKYQIGERIRVILDMDDKTLAFERGFEFLGVAFRGLPKTCLFPAVSAVYGNTEVTMVYLGRPLDG, from the exons ATGTCTGGCGCAGGGGCCGGTGGAGGGGCACAGTCTGCGGGGCTGGGCGCTGCCGCCGCGGGCTGCTGCTCCTCCTCGTCGGGCGCCGGTTCTGCCGCATTATTAAGCGGAGGATCGGGCATCGCAGGCCGGTTACCCAGCCGAGTTCTCGAGCATATGTTCTCATATCTGGAGCTGCCGGATCTCATGAACTGCTCGCTCGTTTGCTGGCACTGGAACAACTGTCTGGCGGATGAAAACAGCGAGGTGTGGCGGAGTCTGTGCGCCCGCTTGCTCAGTGAAGAAGCGCTGCGCTCTGATGTCCTCTGCAACCTGACTTCATATAAAGGAAAA CTGAAGTCCTTCCAGCATGCGCTGAGTTCCCATGACTGCTCCAGGaatgtatatataaagaaaaacgGGTTCACTCTGCACCGTAACCCCATCGCCCAAAGCACTGACGGTGCCCGTGGGAAGATCGGCTTCTCGGAGGGCCGGCATGCCTGGGAGATCTGGTGGGAGGGTCCTCTTGGCACGGTGGCGGTGATCGGCATCGCGACCAAGAGGGCTCCCATGCAGTGCCAGGGCTATGTGGCACTTCTAGGCAGCGATGACCAGAGCTGGGGTTGGAATCTAGTAGACAATAACCTGCTTCACAACGGAGAGGTCAACGGCAACTTCCCTCAGTGCAACAACGCACCAAAATACCAG ATAGGGGAGAGAATACGTGTAATCCTAGACATGGATGATAAGACACTAGCCTTTGAGCGAGGGTTTGAGTTCCTTGGAGTGGCATTCCGAGGGCTGCCCAAAACATGCCTCTTTCCAGCTGTTTCGGCCGTCTATGGGAATACTGAAGTGACTATGGTGTATCTGGGAAGACCTCTGGATGGATAA